CCAACGTCTCATGATTGGCCTCATTTTGGTGGTTCAGATTGTCCACCCGTGGCCCACTTTCTGCACCATGCAGACCCATATCTGATAGGCCGGTTTGGCTTGTTCCTGTGTCAGAAATTCCTTCAGCGATTGGCTCTGAGTCCCCCTCGATCCTGGACTCTCCTTCTGTTGTTGGAAGGACTTCCGATTGCAGTGAAATGTCTCCAGCTTTGGCCAGTTGGGATCCAGTTGGGAGAGACACCTCTTCTGTCAAAATCGCTCTGTTGACCTCAATATCCCACTCCACCGCGGCactctgttcactcaggtccattTTGATTTCTTCCCCACCTTCCAGGAGATCTGGGGCTGCGTGTTCATGTCCCTCTTGCTCTCGGGAGCTGAGCGAGGAGATGGCCGCAGGTTCTTCTGCGCTGTGCCCCGGATCGCACTCGGACCCCGGTGCTGTCAGCCGCTCCGTTGAGTCGTCCTGCAGTCGAGCAGCAGGCCCGTGAGCCTCTTCGATGGGGAGAAACTCATTCTGGCGCATGTGGTTCTCCAGAGCTGCCCGCGTTTGATGTGTGAGAGTGGAAATGGGCCCTTCGGAGCTGGTCGGCGTCGAAAGAACAGTTACCTGCATCCTGGGGACCTGCGGGGACAATGAGAGCCATTTGAACATGACGGCAGTGGGGATCAAAGCCTGAACTGATCGGGACCAAGGGGCCGACCCCTTTAAATGTGCAGTGCCTGCAAGCACCCCATCGAAATCTCCCACCATGTGAagggaccagaactggacacagtattatcGATGggacctaaccaaggtcttgtacaagcaCACTATTGGATCatagatagagtcatagaatcatagaagttacaacatggaaacaggcccttcggcccaacatgtccatgtcgcccagtttataccactaagctagtcccaatttcctgcacttggcccatatccctctatacccatcttacccatgtaactgtccaaatgctttttaaaagacaaaattgtacctgcctctactactgcctctggcagctcgttccagacactcaccaccctttgagtgaaaaaattgcccctctggacccttttgtatctctcccctctcaccttaaatctatgccccctcgttatagactcccctacctttgggaaaagattttgactatctaccttatctatgcccctcattattttatagacttctataagatcaccccttaacctcctactctccagggaaaaaagtcccagtctgtctaacctctccctataagtcaaaccatcaagtcccggtagcatcctagtaaatcttttctgcactctttctagtttaataatatcctttctataatagggtgaccagaactgtacacagtattccaagtgtggcctcaccaatgccctgtacaacttcaacaagacatcccaactcctgtattcaatgttctgaccaatgaaaccaagcatgctgaatgccttcttcaccaccctatccacctgtgactccactttcaaggagctatgaacctgtactcctagatctctttgttctataactctccccaactccctaccattaacggagtaggtcctggcccgattcgatctaccaaaatgcatcacctcacatttatctaaattaaactccatctgccattcatcggcccactggcccaatttatcaagatcccgttgcaatcctagataaccttcttcactgtccacaatgccaccaatcttggtgtcatctgcaaacttactaaccatgcctcctaaattctcatccaaatcattaatataaataacaaataacagcggacccagcaccgatccctgaggcacaccgctggtcacaggcctccagtttgaaaaacaaccctctacaaccaccctctgtcttctgccgtcaatccaattttgtatcatccgAGCTAAACATCCCAATACCCCATTTGCTTTTGCTATAGCCTCTCGACACTGATTGTGGGCCTTTCGAGATTCATGCACTgtaacacccaggtctcgttcccTCTTCACAGACTTTAATTCAGAGCCCAGCATGGTATACCAGTGCTTGGAATTAGCCCACCCCACACGCATAATGCTCCATTTATCAACGTTAAATGCCATCAGCCAGTCATGGATACGACtgttagtgattatgttactggatcaGTAATTGAGAGGCCTGGACCaacaatccagagaacgtgagttccaATCCGACCACCGCAGTTtgggaatgaattttaaaaagatgTGGGTCAGCTTTCCCCCACGGCGAGCCGTGAGAACCGCACCGGCTAGACGGAAGCCTCAGCCGGCTGGCCACCTCTGACATCCGACATCTGACCTTACACCCTTACCTGCATGCTCCAATCATCCGGGCGAGTGAGGCTGGTCCTGACGTCAACCTCATTGGTCCAGTCTGAGGACACAGGAAAATATTAAATGAGAAGCTTCGGGTGGGTCCTGTGTGTTAccgggggggacggggagggaggagggtggagggagggggggtagggagggaggggggagggggaaggaggggagggggagggggcggagtgtcATCGTGCGATGTGTCACCTGGGAAACTTTTACagataataatctgggacaaaattaattggcacttggaaaagtcgagggagtaacggagagggtggagggagtaacggagagggtcgagggagtaacggagagggcggagggagtaacggagagggtggagggagtaacggagagggtggagggagtaacggagagggtggagggagtaacggagagggtggagggagtaacggagagggtcgagggagtaacggagagggtggagggagtaacggagagggtggagggagtaacggagagggtcgagggagtaacggagagggtggagggagtaacggagagggtggagggagtaacggagagggtggagggagtaacggagagggtggagggagtaacggagagggtggagggagtaacggagagggtggagggagtaacggagagggtggagggagtaacggagagggtggagggagtaacggagagggtggagggagtaacggagggtggagggagtaacggagagggtcgagggagtaacggagagggtggagggagtaacggagagggtggagggagtaacggagagggtcgagggagtaacggagagggtggagggagtaacggagagggtcgagggagtaacggagggtggagggagtaacggagagggtcgctgaggggagtgcggttgatgttgtgtatatggactttgaaaaggcatttgataaagtgccacataatagactagcaaaattaaaggccatgggattaaagggacagtgcggatacaaaattggttaaaggacagaaagcagagagtagtggtgaacggttgtttttcagactgggggaagtttacagtggtgttccccaggggtcagtattaggaccactgctctttttgatatatattaatgacctggacttgggtatagagggtataatttcaaagtttgtagatgacacgaaactcgcaaatgtagtaaacagtgaggaggataggaacagacttcaggaggacacagacagactggtgaaatgggcagacacatggccgatggaatttaatgcagagaagtgtgaagtgattcattttggtaggaagaatgaggagaggcaacacaaactaaagggtacaattttacagggggtgcaggaacagagagacctgggggtgtatgtacacaaatcattgaaggtggcaggacaggttgagaagactgtttaaaaagcaaacgggatcctgggctttattaatagaggcatagagtacaaaagtaaggaagtcatgatgaatctttataaaacactggttcggccacaactggagtattgtgtccagttctgggcaccgcactttaggaaagatgtgaagaccatagagaggatgcagaagagatttactagaatgattccagggatgagggacttcagtaatatggagagactggagaagctggggttgttctccagagaaggttaaggggagatttaatcgaggtgttcaaaatcaggaggggttttgatagagtaaataaggagaaactgtttccagtggcaggagggtcagtaaccagaggacacagatttaaggtgattggtgaaagaaccagagggggagatgaggaaaatgttttttacgcggcgagttgttctgatctggaattcactgcctgaaagggcggtggaagcagattcaataataactttcaaaagggaattggataaatacttgaaggggaaaaatttacagggttttgGTGTCCCCGTGCGGCGTGTCCCCGTGCGGCGTGTCCCCGTGCGGCATGTCCCCGTGCGGCGTGTCCCCGTGCGGCGTGTCCCCGTGTCGCGTGTCCCCGTGCGGCATGTCCCCGTGCGGCGTGTCCCCGTGTCATGTGTCCCCGTGCGGCGTGTCCCCGTACAGTGTGTCCCCGTACAGTGTGTCCCCGTGCGGCGTGTCCCCATGTCCCCGTGCGGCGTGTCCCTGTGCGGCGTGTCCCCGTGTCCCCGTGCGGCGTGTCCCCGTGCGGCGTGTCCCCGTGTCGCGTGTCCCCGTGCGGCATGTCCCCGTGCGGCGTGTCCCCGTGTCATGTGTCCCCGTGCGGCGTGTCCCCGTACAGTGTGTCCCCGTACAGTGTGTCCCCGTGCGGCGTGTCCCCGTGTGATGTGTCCCCGTGCTGCGTGTCCCCGTGTGATGCAGTGTTCAGCGTGGTCACACAGTCTGAGGATTCGCACCATGACATGTGCTGGGTTGTCCCCAGACAGAGGCCACCTCCCCCCTGACACCGCCCCACACTCAGAGCCCCAGTTTGGAGAAGCAGTGTCCGTACCGTTTCTCTCCCAGTCACGTCCCTCCATGTCACGGTCCTGCTCATCGCACCTACAATACATTAGACAGAGATCATAAACACAGAGCGTGTGCAGACCAGGTAAATCCCACCAAacatcctcactgtacacacctAACACCCAATCAGTGCCCACGCTCTCGTGAGTGAGTCCAGACagcccacaatctgtaacctcatggcccggcatattcctcactctaccattaccaacaagccaggggatcaaccctggttcaatgaggagtgtagaagagcatgccaggagcagcaccaggcgtacctaaaaatgaggtaccaacctggtgaagctacaactcaggacgacatgcatgctaaacagcggaagcaacatgctatagacagagctaagtgattccacaaccaatggatcagatcaaagctctgcagtcctgccacatccagtcgtgaatggtggtggacaattaaacaactaacgggaggaggaggctctgcaaacatccccatcctcaatgatggcggagtccagtacgtgagtgcaaaagacaaggctgaagcgtttgcaaccatcttcagccagaagtgccgagtggatgatccatctcagcctcctcccgatatccccaccatcacagaagccagtcttcggccaattcgattcactccacgtgctatcaagaaacggctgagtgcactggatacagcaaaggctatgggccccgacaacatctcggctgtagtgctgaagacttgtgctccagaactagctgcgcctcgagccaagctgttccagtacagctacaacactggcatctacccgacaatgtggaaaattgcccaggtatgtcctgtccacaaaaagcaggacaaatccaatccggccaattaccgccccatcagtctactctcaatcatcagcaaagtgatggaaggtgtcgtcgacagtgctatcaagcggcacttactcaccaataacctgctcaccgatgctcagtttgggttccgccaggaccactcggctccagacctcattacagccttggtccaaacatggacaaaagagctgaattccagaggtgaggtgagagtgactgcccttgacatcaaggcagcatttgaccgagtgtggcaccaaggagccctagtaaaattgaagtcaatgggaatcagggggaaaactctccagtgtctggagtcatacctagcacaaaggaagatggtagtggttgttggaggccaatcatctcagccccagggcattgctgcaggagttcctcagggcagtgtcctaggcccaaccatcttcagctgcttcatcaatgaccttccctccatcataaggtcagaaatggggatgttcgctgatgattgcacagtgttcagttccattcgcaacccctcagataatgaagcagtccgagcccgcatgcagcaagacctggacaacatccaggcttggactcataagcagcaattaacattcgcgccagacaagtgccaggcaatgaccatctccaacaagagagagtctaaccacctccccttgacattcaacggcattaccatcgccgaatcccccaccatcaacatcctgggggtcaccattgaccagaaacttaactggaccagccatataaataccatggctataagagcaggtcagaggctgggtattctgcggcgagtgactcacctcctgattccccaaagactttctgccatctacaggatgcactgcagcaactcgccaaggcttcttcgacagcacctcccaaacccgcgacctctaccacctagaaggacaagggcagcaggcacatgggaacaacaccacctgcacattcccctccaagtcacacaccatcccgacttggaaatatatcgccgttccttcatcgttgctgggtcaaaatcctggaactccctccctaacagcactgtgggagaaccttcaccacacggactgcagcggttcaagaaggcggctcaccaccaccttctcaagggcaattagggatgggcaataaatgccggcctcgccagcgacgcccacatcctgagaatgaattttttattaCAGTTATTACTGGGTCGTTGCCGACAGTTCAGTGAAGTGTTGATAAAAAACATTGCGTCTCGCTCCAGGGCACTGCATCTCAACCTTGAAACACCTGTGCCTGATTGGAGCAAGTTCAAAATGTTAAACTTTTAAGAAGATATCGTAACTAAAACTGAGCGTTGGTCAacgaggggggcgggggagggggagggcgagggggtgcGGGAgggggtgggactgccctcgggTATTACTCAGATTCTCCCTAGATTTCTATTGCGGTGAGGTAATGGAGCAGCAGATGTGGGCATTATGGGATGTGCGGCCATTCTTTCACTGAGATTTATGGTGGCGTGGTCCTTTATCACTggaaccctccctcccccccctcggtcCCAGCATTAACCCACGGTAACGGTGAGTCCCCTACCTGTTGGTCACGGCCTTCAGACAACTCTTGAGACGTTTAACCTCTGTGTCGGCAACCTGAAAGACCTTCGGGCTGGCGGCTTGCTGCTCCTTCACTTTGCAGACCACCGAATAGTTCTTGCCGCCATTGTTGGCCCAGTAAACACCGGCGGGAGTCTCGTAACGCACCACGAACTCGAGGCGGGCTCCGTCGCAGGCGAAGGGGGCCACGAAGGAGAGGCAGAAGCTGAACTGGTCAGTGCGGCCATCGGGTGAGCTGTGGACGTGGTCGGCCGGGTAGTCGTAGTAGGACGTCCAGTTGTCCAGGGTCGCCCTGACGTAGACGGACTTCTGGAAGGACACGTTTAGGACTCGGATCAGTCCTTGGATGGAGAGGGGATCTCCTTCCACTGGTTGGATGGACTCCAACTGCACTTTCTGCACTTGGACTCGGTCCAGTAACTGGGGCTGGGAGGCTGGCAGGATAAAGGCTGGGAAGACATAGAAGGGAGACTGGGACTTGTCCTCTTGGACGTCCAGCTCCATGGGCTCTGGGGACTCGGGGAAATCGAACTGGTCGAAGTATCTGACCTGCATCAGGTCCAAGCCGCAAGTGTCAGCGAATGAGACTTTGCGAGTGAGAGagggctcctctccctctccctcctctccctcctcctcctcatggccAGCTGCCTTCTTCCTGGGGGTAGGCGATGACCTGGGGATCAGGTGCACCTTGTAGGCAcagtcctcttcctcttcctcctcctcctcctcctccagggcAGCACGACCGGCCGTCCCTTCATTCTCAACCCCCGGGACCTGCAGGTAAGTCGGCACCGCCTGATCGCGCAGACCCGAGCCGCTCATCACTGCGGCTccagctcagctcagctcagtcCGACCCcgtccccgtcctctctctccccgtcctctctccccgtcctctctcccctctctcccccctctccccgtccttctctcccctctctccccgtccttctctccccttctctcccctctctccccggctgCAAGCAGGCAGAGGATGGAAGGAAAGCAAAGATCTCAGCCTGTGCCCCACATCCAGAGAGGAACAAGCCGGCCTCGGATGAAGAAGGTATCtgtgcgagagagagatggacagtcaGAGTCCCAGAAACCAGTCCTCAAATCACAGTCCACATATCCCAGTCCTCAAATCACAGTCCACATTTCCCAGTCCACAAATCACAATCCACATATCCCAGTCCTCAAATCACAGTCCACAGATCCCAGTCCACAAATCACAATCCACAGATCCCAGTCCACATTTCCCAGTCCACAAATCACAATCCACATATCCCAGTCCACATTTCCCAGTCCACAAATCACAGTCCACAAATCACAATCCACATATCCCAGTCCACAAATCACAATCCACATATCCCAGTCCACATTTCCCAGTCCACAAATCACAATCCACATATCCCAGTCCACAAATCACAATCCACAGATCCCAGTCCACATTTCCCAGTCCACAAATCACAATCCACATATCCCAGTCCACATTTCCCAGTCCACAAATCACAGTCCACAAATCACAGTCCACATTTCCCAGTCCACAAATCACAGTCCACAAATCACAATCCACAAATCCCAGTCCACAAATCACAATCCACATATCCCAGTCCTCAAATCACAATCCACATTTCCCAGTCCACAAATCACAGTCCACATATCCCAGTCCTCAAATCACAGTCCACATTTCCCAGTCCACAAATCACAATCCACATATCCCAGTCCTCAAATCACAGTCCACAGATCCCAGTCCACAAATCACAATCCACAGATCCCAGTCCACATTTCCCAGTCCACAAATCACAATCCACATATCCCAGTCCACATTTCCCAGTCCACAAATCACAGTCCACAAATCACAATCCACATATCCCAGTCCACAAATCACAATCCACATATCCCAGTCCACATTTCCCAGTCCACAAATCACAATCCACATATCCCAGTCCACAAATCACAATCCACAGATCCCAGTCCACATTTCCCAGTCCACAAATCACAATCCACATATCCCAGTCCACATTTCCCAGTCCACAAATCACAGTCCACAAATCACAGTCCACATTTCCCAGTCCACAAATCACAGTCCACAAATCACAATCCACAAATCCCAGTCCACAAATCACAATCCACATATCCCAGTCCTCAAATCACAATCCACATTTCCCAGTCCACAAATCACAATCCACATATCCCAGTCCACATATCCCAGTCCACAAATCACAATCCACATATCCCAGTCCACATTTCCCAGTCCACAAATCACAATCCACATATCCCAGTCCACATTTCCCAGTCCACAAATCACAGTCCACAAATCACAATCCACATATCCCAGTCCACAAATCACAATCCACATATCCCAGTCCTCAAATCACAATCCACATTTCCCAGTCCACAAATCACAATCCACATATCCCAGTCCACATATCCCAGTCCACAAATCACAATCCACATATCCCAGTCCGCAAATCACAATCCACATATCCCAGTCCACAAATCACAATCCACATATCCCAGTCCACAAATCACAATCCACATATCCCAGTCCTCAAATCACAATCCACATATCCCAGTCCACAAATCACAATCCACATATCCCAGTCCACAAATCACAATCCACAGATCCCAGTCCACAAATCCCAGTCCTCAAATCACAATCCACATATCCCAGTCCACAAATCACAATCCACAGATCCCAGTCCACATTTCCCAGTCCACAAATCACAATCCACATATCCCAGTCCACATTTCCCAGTCCACAAATCACAGTCCACAAATCACAATCCACATATCCCAGTCCACAAATCACAATCCACATATCCCAGTCCTCAAATCACAATCCACATTTCCCAGTCCACAAATCACAATCCACATATCCCAGTCCACATATCCCAGTCCACAAATCACAATCCACATATCCCAGTCCACATTTCCCAGTCCACAAATCACAATCCACATATCCCAGTCCACATTTCCCAGTCCACAAATCACAGTCCACAAATCACAATCCACATATCCCAGTCCACAAATCACAATCCACATATCCCAGTCCTCAAATCACAATCCACATTTCCCAGTCCACAAATCACAATCCACATATCCCAGTCCACATATCCCAGTCCACAAATCACAATCCACATATCCCAGTCCGCAAATCACAATCCACATATCCCAGTCCACAAATCACAATCCACATATCCCAGTCCACAAATCACAATCCACATATCCCAGTCCTCAAATCACAATCCACATATCCCAGTCCACAAATCACAATCCACATATCCCAGTCCACAAATCACAATCCACAGATCCCAGTCCACAAATCCCAGTCCTCAAATCACAATCCACATATCCCAGTCCACAAATCACAATCCACATATCCCAGTCCACAAATCACAATCCACAGATCCCAGTCCACAAATCACAGTCCACAGATCCCAGTCCACAAATCACAATCCACATATCCCAGTCCTCAAATCACAATCCACATATCCCAGTCCACAAATCACAATCCACATATCCCAGTCCACAAATCACAATCCACATATCCCAGTCCTCAAATCACAATCCACATATCCCAGTCCACAAATCACAATCCACATATCCCAGTCCACAAATCACAGTCCACAAATCACAATCCACATATCCCAGTCCACAAATCACAGTCCACAAATCACAATCCACATATCCCAGTCCACAAATCACAATCCACATATCCCAGTCCACAAATCCCAGTCCTCAAATCACAATCCACATATCCCAGTCCACAAATCCCAGTCCACATATCCCAGTCCACAAATCACAGTCCACAGATCCCAGTC
The Heptranchias perlo isolate sHepPer1 unplaced genomic scaffold, sHepPer1.hap1 HAP1_SCAFFOLD_333, whole genome shotgun sequence genome window above contains:
- the LOC137311395 gene encoding protein phosphatase 1 regulatory subunit 3F-like; the protein is MSGSGLRDQAVPTYLQVPGVENEGTAGRAALEEEEEEEEEEDCAYKVHLIPRSSPTPRKKAAGHEEEEGEEGEGEEPSLTRKVSFADTCGLDLMQVRYFDQFDFPESPEPMELDVQEDKSQSPFYVFPAFILPASQPQLLDRVQVQKVQLESIQPVEGDPLSIQGLIRVLNVSFQKSVYVRATLDNWTSYYDYPADHVHSSPDGRTDQFSFCLSFVAPFACDGARLEFVVRYETPAGVYWANNGGKNYSVVCKVKEQQAASPKVFQVADTEVKRLKSCLKAVTNRCDEQDRDMEGRDWERNDWTNEVDVRTSLTRPDDWSMQVPRMQVTVLSTPTSSEGPISTLTHQTRAALENHMRQNEFLPIEEAHGPAARLQDDSTERLTAPGSECDPGHSAEEPAAISSLSSREQEGHEHAAPDLLEGGEEIKMDLSEQSAAVEWDIEVNRAILTEEVSLPTGSQLAKAGDISLQSEVLPTTEGESRIEGDSEPIAEGISDTGTSQTGLSDMGLHGAESGPRVDNLNHQNEANHETLGRVDWEETGASPHVTVETPGDFQGGKSAKLYLAPSLHAVGSYHGESSTEAGHDSLSQTEAGTQLSANLWTITSTKEPLSMTGEENPLEGAAGSGYRLDEMGCIQRLSVNSSASSPERETNEVSSNPALMETEQQGQRELPSTSVRMVTTASSSCSETEDIVKAAGAVNNELFGSVGSQDKIQEAQSPHATPLQPPFAGWAEREAVGACTDTTGPVTIPANPLAVLRPRDQPDLESLAMLKEAVILASKFIQLLVFLLVLVNDSDVLPWCTLYLVSALLL